One genomic segment of Mycolicibacterium gilvum includes these proteins:
- a CDS encoding enoyl-CoA hydratase/isomerase family protein, protein MTEQTDLATIEFSVADHVATIALNRPKRMNSFTEQMADELAAVWARVRDDDDIRVAVLQANGDRAFCTGLDVSEGTWWTHKTIFNQEDPGEVLGPKAHRVWKPVIAALHGIVAGGAMYFVNECDFSICSETATFFDPHANAGIVSALEPMGMLALGVPYGEVMRWALLGSEERMSAHTALRIGLVTEVVPDDQLRSRAAELAAEIAARRPAGIQGTVRAMWEARDLTPTVAAQHGKFYTDLGNAGAGRTDSRANKKKPRTR, encoded by the coding sequence GTGACCGAACAGACCGACCTTGCCACCATCGAATTCAGTGTCGCCGACCATGTAGCCACCATTGCGCTGAACAGGCCCAAACGGATGAACAGCTTCACCGAACAGATGGCGGACGAGCTGGCCGCGGTGTGGGCCAGGGTCCGGGACGACGACGACATCCGCGTTGCCGTGTTGCAAGCCAACGGCGACCGGGCCTTCTGCACCGGCCTCGACGTGTCCGAGGGCACGTGGTGGACGCACAAGACGATCTTCAATCAGGAAGACCCCGGCGAGGTGCTCGGCCCGAAGGCGCACCGGGTGTGGAAGCCGGTGATTGCGGCCCTGCACGGCATCGTCGCGGGCGGGGCGATGTACTTCGTCAACGAGTGCGACTTCTCCATCTGCAGCGAGACCGCCACGTTCTTCGACCCGCATGCCAACGCGGGCATCGTCTCAGCACTCGAGCCCATGGGCATGCTGGCCCTCGGTGTGCCCTACGGCGAGGTCATGCGCTGGGCTCTGCTGGGCAGCGAGGAGCGGATGTCCGCGCACACGGCGCTGCGGATCGGACTGGTCACCGAGGTGGTGCCCGATGATCAGTTGCGCTCCCGGGCTGCGGAACTGGCGGCGGAGATCGCCGCGCGACGCCCCGCGGGTATCCAAGGCACAGTCCGCGCGATGTGGGAGGCTCGCGACCTGACGCCCACTGTCGCGGCGCAACACGGGAAGTTCTACACCGATCTGGGTAACGCCGGTGCCGGTCGCACGGATTCTCGCGCCAACAAGAAGAAGCCGCGCACTCGATGA
- a CDS encoding aldehyde dehydrogenase, with amino-acid sequence MTDTTTERLVEFDLLIGGETVTAASGSTYDSVDPFTGRPWARVPDGGADDVDRAVAAARAALDGPWGELTATARGKLLWRLGEVIAREAEHLAELEVRDGGKLTREMVGQMKALPDYYFYYAGLADKLQGEVVPVDKPNFLVYTRHEPVGVVGAITPWNSPLLLLTWKLAAGLAAGCTFVVKPSDHTPTSTLAFAKLFAEAGFPPGVINVVTGWGPETGAALASHPGIDKVAFTGSTATGIHVGKAAIEHMARFTLELGGKSAQVVFDDADLDAAANGVIAGVFAATGQTCLAGSRLLVHESVADALVEKIVARAATIKLGDPKDPATEMGPVSNQPQYEKVLSHFASARAEGATVAYGGEAAGELGGFFVKPTVLTGVDRSMRAVAEEVFGPVLAVMTFADEDEAIATANDTEFGLAAGVWTKDIHRAHRVAAELRAGTVWINAYRVVAPHVPFGGIGYSGIGRENGIDAVKDFTETKAVWVELSGATRDPFTLG; translated from the coding sequence ATGACCGACACCACAACTGAGCGGCTGGTCGAGTTCGACTTGCTGATCGGCGGCGAAACAGTGACTGCTGCTTCCGGTTCCACGTACGACAGCGTCGACCCGTTCACCGGGCGCCCCTGGGCGCGGGTGCCCGACGGCGGTGCCGACGACGTCGACCGCGCCGTGGCCGCCGCCCGCGCCGCACTGGACGGCCCGTGGGGCGAGCTCACCGCGACCGCGCGTGGCAAGCTGCTGTGGCGGCTCGGCGAGGTCATCGCGCGCGAGGCGGAGCACCTGGCCGAGTTGGAGGTCCGCGACGGGGGCAAGCTGACCCGCGAGATGGTCGGCCAGATGAAGGCGCTACCGGACTACTACTTCTACTACGCCGGGCTGGCGGACAAGCTGCAGGGCGAGGTCGTGCCGGTCGACAAGCCGAACTTCCTGGTCTACACCCGCCACGAGCCGGTAGGCGTCGTCGGCGCGATCACCCCGTGGAACTCGCCGCTACTGCTGTTGACGTGGAAGCTCGCCGCAGGCCTGGCCGCCGGATGCACATTCGTGGTCAAGCCGAGTGACCACACGCCCACGTCGACCCTCGCGTTCGCAAAACTGTTCGCCGAGGCGGGCTTTCCGCCGGGCGTGATCAACGTCGTCACCGGCTGGGGTCCCGAGACCGGCGCCGCCCTGGCGTCGCATCCCGGCATCGATAAGGTCGCCTTCACCGGGTCCACCGCCACCGGCATCCACGTCGGCAAGGCCGCGATCGAGCACATGGCCCGCTTCACGTTGGAACTGGGCGGCAAGTCGGCGCAGGTGGTGTTCGACGATGCCGACCTCGACGCGGCGGCCAACGGCGTCATCGCGGGCGTCTTCGCCGCCACCGGCCAGACCTGCCTGGCAGGCTCCCGCTTGCTCGTTCACGAGAGCGTCGCCGATGCGCTGGTCGAGAAGATCGTCGCGCGTGCGGCCACGATCAAGCTGGGAGACCCGAAGGATCCGGCGACCGAGATGGGCCCGGTGTCCAACCAGCCGCAGTACGAGAAGGTGCTGTCGCACTTCGCCTCTGCCCGCGCAGAGGGCGCGACGGTAGCCTACGGCGGCGAAGCCGCCGGCGAGCTCGGCGGCTTCTTCGTGAAGCCTACGGTGCTGACCGGCGTCGATCGCTCGATGCGCGCCGTCGCCGAAGAGGTCTTCGGGCCCGTGCTCGCGGTGATGACCTTCGCCGACGAGGATGAGGCCATCGCCACCGCGAACGACACAGAGTTCGGATTGGCCGCAGGCGTGTGGACCAAAGACATTCACCGCGCGCACAGGGTGGCCGCCGAACTACGGGCAGGCACCGTATGGATCAACGCCTACCGCGTTGTCGCACCTCACGTTCCGTTCGGTGGCATTGGCTACAGCGGTATCGGCCGGGAGAACGGCATCGACGCCGTGAAGGACTTCACCGAGACCAAGGCGGTGTGGGTGGAGCTCTCCGGAGCCACCCGCGATCCGTTCACGCTCGGCTGA
- a CDS encoding aromatic-ring-hydroxylating dioxygenase subunit beta: protein MTLDTESQMRPVPRPLPDAEILSFLYLEARLADEGRYSEWEALWADDDTVVYRVPMHPDDDPRTSLAYINDNRRRIKSRVAQLNTGNRHSQTPPSVMRRVVSNSEVVEDIDGLVTIESNFALFEYRIRQRFWAGRVSHTICRTAEGPRLVRKIVNLIDAGGPVDTLAFLI from the coding sequence ATGACCCTTGACACCGAGTCACAGATGCGTCCTGTGCCGCGGCCGTTGCCGGACGCCGAGATCCTCTCGTTCCTGTACCTGGAGGCGCGGTTGGCCGACGAGGGCCGCTACTCGGAGTGGGAGGCGCTCTGGGCTGACGACGACACGGTCGTGTACCGCGTGCCCATGCATCCCGACGACGACCCGCGGACCTCGCTGGCCTACATCAACGACAATCGGCGGCGAATCAAGAGTCGGGTGGCTCAGTTGAACACGGGTAACCGGCACTCTCAGACCCCGCCGTCGGTAATGCGGCGCGTGGTCTCCAACAGCGAAGTGGTCGAGGACATTGACGGTCTGGTCACCATCGAGTCCAACTTCGCATTGTTCGAATACCGTATCCGGCAACGCTTCTGGGCCGGTCGGGTGAGCCACACCATTTGTCGGACGGCGGAGGGCCCGCGACTCGTCCGCAAGATCGTAAACCTGATTGACGCGGGCGGTCCGGTCGACACCCTGGCATTCCTGATCTGA
- a CDS encoding flavin reductase family protein, with translation MTVDTNAANAVLNGLRPFPVAVTTIDGGFANGLMSLSAGSASIVPELPRATISLTKYNKTHDMLVNSGIFVMHMLSAGPDEIDASMDIMMTLGGSSGRDGDKIAKLRTKPGVTGAPILLDAHSYVECRITGSLDNDENTIFVGDVVAAEVFSSAQRLRIGEAWGKLPHEWIEQYEANHEPQLQSARDLRAAAAARV, from the coding sequence ATGACAGTCGACACCAACGCCGCTAACGCGGTGCTCAACGGACTGCGCCCGTTTCCGGTCGCGGTCACCACGATCGACGGCGGCTTCGCCAACGGCCTGATGTCGTTGTCGGCGGGCTCGGCCAGCATCGTGCCCGAGCTGCCCCGCGCCACCATCAGCCTGACGAAGTACAACAAGACCCACGACATGCTGGTGAACTCCGGCATCTTCGTCATGCACATGCTGTCCGCGGGGCCCGACGAGATCGACGCGTCGATGGACATCATGATGACTCTGGGCGGCAGCTCCGGCCGTGACGGTGACAAGATCGCCAAGCTGCGCACCAAGCCCGGCGTCACCGGCGCCCCGATCCTGCTTGACGCCCACAGCTACGTGGAGTGCCGGATCACCGGGTCACTCGACAACGACGAGAACACCATCTTCGTCGGCGACGTCGTCGCGGCCGAGGTGTTCAGCTCCGCACAGCGGCTGCGCATCGGCGAGGCGTGGGGCAAGTTGCCGCATGAGTGGATCGAACAGTACGAGGCGAACCACGAGCCGCAGCTGCAGAGCGCGCGCGACCTGCGGGCGGCTGCCGCAGCACGGGTCTGA
- a CDS encoding CaiB/BaiF CoA transferase family protein produces the protein MRKPMTGVRVLEVAQFTFVPSAGAVLADWGADVIKVENPVTGDAQRGLVTVAGRSATATGVSFSPMVEAPNRGKRSVGLSLALNQSRPVFEELVRRSDVFLTNHLPQARAKLRIDLDEIRRINPSIIYVAGSGFGSEGPDRDNGAYDSTAFWARAGNADGVTAAESEVPVGMPAGAFGDNIGGITIAGAVAAALYGRQATGETSVVDVSLLAVGAWANQSNVNLAMLYGCPLPKIDHRTQALGNPLTGAYRCSDGRFIQLSMLQPTRYWAPLCRLLGLRKAADDERFETSESLAANADEATALLADAIGARTFDDCTRLLDLLGGQWAPVQDAWEVANDESMLANGRIAAVEDAQGNRQRLVANPVKFDDASAELIRAPLFAEHTDEVLRELGMEDFDLIDLKIEGAIT, from the coding sequence ATGCGTAAACCGATGACCGGCGTGCGGGTGCTGGAGGTCGCGCAGTTCACGTTCGTGCCGTCCGCCGGCGCGGTGCTCGCCGACTGGGGTGCGGACGTCATCAAGGTCGAGAACCCGGTGACCGGGGATGCGCAGCGGGGACTGGTCACGGTCGCAGGCCGCTCCGCCACCGCCACCGGCGTTTCGTTCTCGCCGATGGTGGAGGCGCCCAACCGCGGTAAGCGCAGCGTCGGATTGTCGTTGGCGCTCAATCAATCGCGTCCGGTGTTCGAGGAACTCGTCCGGCGCAGCGACGTGTTTCTGACCAACCACCTACCACAAGCGCGCGCGAAACTGCGAATCGATCTCGACGAGATCCGTCGGATCAATCCGTCGATCATCTACGTCGCGGGTAGCGGGTTCGGGAGCGAGGGGCCCGATCGTGACAACGGCGCATACGATTCCACGGCGTTCTGGGCACGCGCAGGTAATGCCGACGGTGTCACAGCGGCCGAATCCGAGGTCCCCGTGGGCATGCCCGCGGGCGCGTTCGGCGACAACATCGGCGGCATCACCATCGCGGGTGCGGTGGCAGCGGCGCTGTACGGGAGGCAGGCGACGGGCGAGACCTCGGTCGTCGACGTATCGCTTCTGGCGGTGGGGGCGTGGGCCAATCAGTCCAACGTGAACCTGGCCATGTTGTACGGCTGTCCGCTGCCCAAGATCGACCACCGTACTCAGGCGCTGGGCAACCCACTCACCGGCGCCTACCGATGCTCCGACGGCCGGTTCATCCAGTTGTCGATGCTGCAGCCCACCCGCTACTGGGCTCCGCTGTGCCGGTTGTTGGGCCTGCGGAAGGCGGCCGACGACGAACGGTTCGAGACGTCGGAGTCCTTGGCTGCCAATGCCGATGAGGCCACCGCTCTACTGGCCGACGCGATCGGCGCGCGCACCTTCGACGACTGCACGAGGTTGTTGGATCTGCTCGGCGGGCAGTGGGCGCCGGTGCAGGACGCCTGGGAGGTCGCCAACGACGAGTCGATGCTCGCCAACGGGCGGATCGCAGCCGTCGAAGACGCGCAGGGCAATAGGCAACGGCTGGTTGCCAATCCTGTGAAGTTCGACGACGCGTCCGCCGAACTCATCCGCGCACCCTTGTTCGCCGAGCACACCGATGAGGTGCTGCGGGAACTCGGCATGGAAGACTTCGACCTCATCGATCTGAAGATCGAAGGTGCCATTACCTGA
- a CDS encoding thioesterase family protein, translating into MTETSFFVKDGNSYVPTSLGRGPWGPSLSGNYIGGLLGRAVERDVDDVELQPARLTVDLLRPVALQPVQMQTTVVRDGRRLRLVDAFMTQNDVLVARASGLFLRRSEHTEDTVWTTPVAMPAIPAEHDQVAGGLPMLLQSYGRDPVAGSPGVGVTEWCHDGQKFAWARETKLLVDDEPLSPFTRAVMAADITSSLTHWGTAGLQFINADYTVTLSRLPEGVWIGLAAVTHYGDAGVATGVATLFDETGPIGSGVATALVNPGFTPPASTASP; encoded by the coding sequence GTGACCGAGACCAGCTTCTTCGTCAAGGACGGCAACAGTTACGTGCCAACCTCTTTGGGGCGAGGTCCATGGGGCCCCTCTCTCTCAGGCAACTACATCGGCGGGTTACTCGGCCGTGCGGTCGAACGAGATGTCGACGACGTCGAGCTGCAACCGGCGCGGTTGACGGTCGACCTGCTCAGGCCGGTGGCCCTGCAACCGGTGCAGATGCAGACAACGGTTGTGCGGGACGGCCGACGCCTCCGACTGGTGGACGCGTTCATGACGCAGAACGACGTCCTGGTGGCACGGGCGAGCGGACTGTTCCTTCGCCGCAGCGAGCACACCGAGGACACGGTGTGGACGACCCCGGTCGCGATGCCCGCGATCCCGGCCGAACACGACCAAGTCGCCGGTGGGCTACCCATGCTGCTCCAGTCGTACGGACGCGATCCGGTCGCGGGCAGCCCCGGCGTCGGTGTCACCGAGTGGTGTCACGACGGACAGAAGTTCGCCTGGGCGCGGGAGACGAAACTGCTCGTGGACGACGAGCCGCTGTCTCCTTTCACTCGCGCCGTCATGGCCGCAGACATCACCAGTTCGCTGACGCATTGGGGTACTGCGGGGTTGCAGTTCATCAACGCCGACTACACCGTGACGCTAAGTCGGCTGCCCGAAGGCGTCTGGATCGGACTCGCGGCGGTGACGCACTACGGCGATGCCGGGGTCGCCACCGGTGTAGCGACGCTGTTCGACGAAACGGGACCCATCGGCAGCGGGGTGGCAACAGCGTTGGTGAATCCGGGCTTCACACCGCCGGCGTCCACGGCGTCGCCGTGA
- a CDS encoding alpha/beta fold hydrolase: protein MALPDLVLVHGGEHAGDCWDLVIDELHRRTPGLRVLAVDLPGRGRTPGDLATATIGEWVDSVVADIDREGLGDIVIVGHSMAGVTVPGVVAKLGAARVREMVLVSAFVPRQGEAIVDTLGGPLAIFARWAARGGRPFKVPRAAAQYAFCNGMTKEQRRLTLSKLYRESARIPAQPVDRSDFPEDVPRTWVLTTRDRALSKKSQQASIAALGGVQDVIPIDACHDVMFSHPEQLADILLERCRQRQ from the coding sequence ATGGCCCTGCCCGACCTCGTACTCGTCCACGGCGGCGAGCACGCCGGCGACTGCTGGGACCTCGTGATCGACGAATTACACCGTCGGACACCGGGTCTGCGCGTCCTCGCAGTGGATCTCCCCGGTCGGGGCCGCACGCCGGGAGACCTCGCGACCGCGACGATCGGTGAATGGGTGGATTCGGTGGTGGCCGACATCGACCGCGAAGGGCTCGGCGACATCGTGATCGTCGGCCACTCGATGGCCGGCGTGACCGTGCCGGGCGTCGTCGCGAAACTCGGTGCTGCACGGGTGCGGGAGATGGTGCTGGTCAGCGCGTTCGTCCCCAGACAAGGGGAGGCCATCGTGGATACGTTGGGCGGACCCTTGGCGATCTTCGCGCGATGGGCTGCTCGGGGCGGCCGACCGTTCAAGGTGCCCCGCGCAGCCGCGCAATATGCGTTCTGCAACGGCATGACAAAGGAGCAGCGTCGGCTGACCCTGTCAAAGCTGTATCGCGAATCCGCCCGCATCCCGGCCCAACCGGTGGATCGCAGCGATTTTCCCGAGGACGTGCCGAGAACCTGGGTACTGACCACGCGGGACAGGGCCCTCTCGAAGAAGTCACAGCAGGCGAGCATCGCAGCGCTCGGCGGGGTGCAGGACGTCATTCCCATCGACGCCTGCCACGACGTGATGTTCAGCCACCCGGAGCAATTGGCGGATATCCTCCTCGAGCGATGCCGACAGAGACAGTGA
- a CDS encoding LLM class F420-dependent oxidoreductase codes for MFPMRAVKHWNRWCEGASLGDVARLAEDAGFDAFAMSEHPYPDREWLANGGHHAFDPFVSLSFAAAATTRIRLMTYILVSGYRSPYLTAKAAASFDLLSGGRFTLGTGAGYLKAEFGALGADFDRRGALLDEAIAAWKATWAGVDHTGPEFGVSGHVALPPPLTDGGPPIWIGGNGAAAQRRVVEVADGWMPMAASGEMAAITRARPLEDIETLADWIATVNKRRGELGREAADVAFVPFEADLLASGDCTAFCEALRPRLDAYAEAGVTWITIEPASRSFSDFRTDIDLLASQLVHR; via the coding sequence ATGTTCCCGATGCGGGCAGTCAAGCACTGGAATCGTTGGTGCGAAGGTGCGTCCTTGGGCGATGTCGCACGCCTGGCAGAGGATGCCGGCTTCGACGCCTTCGCGATGTCCGAGCACCCCTACCCCGACCGGGAGTGGCTGGCGAACGGCGGCCATCACGCCTTCGACCCGTTCGTGTCGCTGAGCTTCGCCGCGGCCGCAACCACCCGGATCCGGTTGATGACCTACATCCTGGTGTCCGGCTACCGCAGCCCGTACCTCACAGCCAAGGCGGCCGCGAGCTTCGACCTGCTCTCCGGCGGCCGTTTCACCCTCGGCACCGGAGCCGGGTATCTGAAGGCCGAATTCGGCGCGCTTGGAGCCGATTTCGACCGCCGCGGCGCTCTTCTCGACGAGGCGATCGCCGCCTGGAAGGCGACGTGGGCCGGTGTCGACCACACCGGTCCGGAGTTCGGCGTCAGCGGTCACGTGGCCCTGCCGCCGCCCCTGACCGACGGCGGCCCGCCGATCTGGATCGGCGGGAACGGTGCCGCCGCGCAGCGCCGCGTCGTCGAGGTCGCCGACGGCTGGATGCCGATGGCGGCGTCCGGTGAAATGGCCGCCATCACGCGCGCGAGGCCGCTCGAGGACATCGAGACGCTGGCCGACTGGATCGCGACCGTCAACAAGCGGCGCGGTGAGCTCGGCCGCGAGGCCGCCGACGTCGCGTTCGTACCCTTCGAAGCCGACCTGCTCGCCAGCGGCGACTGCACCGCTTTCTGCGAGGCGCTGCGACCGCGGCTGGACGCATACGCCGAAGCCGGCGTCACGTGGATCACCATCGAGCCGGCGAGCAGAAGCTTCAGCGACTTCCGCACCGACATCGACCTGCTGGCGTCCCAGCTGGTCCACCGCTGA
- a CDS encoding class I adenylate-forming enzyme family protein — protein MLIGDIATNNARRYPDKRALVDADRVHTWTQVDERARRLAGYLAGQGLEPRDRVMVIARNCIEWPEISFGLAKAGLIAVPVNIRLAPDEVAHVRDDCGARAVIVHADHLDKFTGELANLPVVLTIGPEYETALWAADPEPPRLAVNPDDVAVILYTSGTTGRAKGVMHTHRSLLYQAADTNLVTEANRSDVMLATTPFFTAGGMVRTVSWLYLGQTMVIHQRFDPQAVIDEIERSAITFTTFIPTMLHRTLAILENGPPRDMSSLRRISYGSAPVPPGLARKAMDLLGCDLQQRYGLTECGGQATILTPQDHRDIVAGRTSIGTSCGRETPMCAIRVINPDGSDAPIGEVGELVIVSPANAVGYWKLPEQTAETFRPDGLRTGDLGFLDADGYLHITGRRTDLIISGGFNVYPAEIERVIAQHSGVDMVAVVGVPDADWGETPVAAVIPKAAVNDNDALAAELAVLCRAELAGYKQPRRFVFWREFPLGPAGKILKREIANQVNQVGDADAKISVPTGSTEGRP, from the coding sequence ATGCTCATCGGAGACATCGCCACCAACAACGCACGTCGCTACCCGGACAAGCGCGCCCTCGTCGACGCCGACCGGGTGCACACCTGGACCCAGGTCGACGAACGAGCTCGGCGCCTGGCCGGCTACCTGGCCGGACAGGGGCTGGAACCCAGAGACCGGGTGATGGTCATCGCCCGCAACTGCATCGAATGGCCCGAGATCTCGTTCGGGTTGGCCAAGGCCGGACTGATCGCTGTGCCGGTGAACATCCGGCTCGCGCCCGACGAGGTCGCTCACGTCCGCGACGACTGCGGTGCCCGTGCGGTGATCGTGCACGCCGACCACCTGGACAAGTTCACCGGCGAACTGGCCAACCTACCTGTAGTCCTCACCATCGGCCCGGAATACGAAACCGCCTTGTGGGCAGCCGATCCCGAGCCACCGCGCCTCGCTGTCAACCCCGACGACGTCGCGGTGATCCTTTACACCAGCGGCACCACCGGTCGCGCCAAGGGTGTGATGCACACCCACCGAAGTCTGCTGTATCAGGCGGCCGACACCAATTTGGTGACCGAGGCCAACCGGTCGGACGTCATGCTGGCGACCACCCCGTTCTTCACGGCCGGGGGGATGGTGCGCACGGTGTCGTGGCTTTACCTCGGCCAGACGATGGTCATCCATCAACGGTTCGACCCGCAGGCGGTGATCGACGAGATCGAACGCAGCGCAATCACCTTCACCACGTTCATCCCCACGATGCTGCACCGTACGCTGGCAATCCTCGAGAACGGCCCACCGCGGGACATGTCGAGCCTGCGGCGGATCTCGTACGGCTCGGCACCAGTGCCGCCAGGCCTGGCCCGCAAGGCCATGGACCTGCTCGGCTGCGATCTGCAGCAGCGGTACGGGCTCACCGAATGTGGCGGGCAGGCCACGATTCTCACGCCGCAGGATCACCGCGACATCGTCGCGGGCCGGACGTCGATCGGTACGTCCTGCGGTCGAGAGACCCCGATGTGCGCGATCCGCGTCATCAACCCCGACGGGAGCGACGCCCCGATCGGCGAGGTCGGCGAACTCGTCATCGTCAGCCCGGCCAACGCCGTCGGCTATTGGAAACTGCCCGAGCAGACGGCCGAGACCTTCCGGCCGGATGGTCTCCGCACCGGCGACCTGGGCTTCCTCGACGCCGACGGCTACCTCCACATCACCGGCCGGCGCACCGACCTCATCATCTCCGGTGGCTTCAACGTCTACCCCGCTGAGATCGAGCGGGTCATCGCACAGCACTCGGGTGTTGACATGGTCGCCGTCGTCGGCGTGCCCGATGCGGACTGGGGCGAGACGCCGGTGGCGGCGGTGATACCCAAGGCCGCCGTCAACGACAACGACGCATTGGCCGCCGAACTGGCCGTACTGTGCCGCGCCGAGTTGGCCGGATACAAGCAACCCCGCCGGTTCGTGTTCTGGCGCGAGTTCCCGCTGGGTCCAGCGGGCAAGATCCTCAAGCGCGAGATAGCTAACCAGGTAAACCAGGTAGGCGATGCGGATGCGAAGATTTCGGTACCGACCGGATCCACCGAGGGGCGCCCGTGA
- a CDS encoding acyl-CoA dehydrogenase family protein, whose protein sequence is MSEDSTGAWELPEELVMLRDTVRRFMDSHVRPLEEKLDHDTVGLPREQLVELQAKARALGLWALQTPAEYGGAGLSVLGQVVVAEESAKCRMGAFFPALGAFGGNPPNIMFKASPEQFEKYAKPIVEGTMSKAYTAITEASGGSDPARAIKLKAVRDRDGAYVLNGSKMWISHAPNADWGVVYARTGEGRQGISAFILEKDTPGVTFSRIPVMASFAPYELHFDDVRLDAAQLIGVEGQGFRLASDFLVHGRIVYAAGPIGIAQAALDMTCQWARDRDVFGGRLADKQGVQWMLVDSEVDLRAARLLMYQAAWNADLGRNVRVDASVAKMYGTEAAYRVLDRCIQIHGALGISTELPLERWFRDLRVKRLGEGATEVQREVVARSLLR, encoded by the coding sequence ATGTCCGAAGACTCCACCGGCGCTTGGGAGTTGCCGGAGGAACTGGTGATGCTGCGGGACACCGTGCGGCGGTTCATGGACTCGCACGTGCGTCCGCTCGAGGAGAAGCTCGACCACGACACTGTCGGGCTGCCGCGCGAGCAGCTCGTCGAGTTGCAGGCCAAGGCCAGGGCACTCGGGCTGTGGGCGCTGCAGACACCAGCCGAGTACGGCGGCGCAGGCCTCAGCGTGCTCGGCCAGGTGGTGGTCGCCGAGGAATCGGCGAAATGCCGAATGGGGGCGTTCTTCCCCGCGCTCGGCGCCTTCGGGGGCAACCCGCCCAACATCATGTTCAAGGCCTCGCCCGAGCAGTTCGAGAAGTACGCCAAGCCCATCGTCGAGGGCACCATGTCCAAGGCGTACACCGCGATCACCGAAGCGTCCGGTGGATCGGATCCCGCGCGGGCGATCAAGCTGAAGGCGGTCCGCGACAGAGACGGGGCTTACGTGCTCAACGGCTCGAAGATGTGGATATCGCACGCGCCGAACGCTGACTGGGGCGTGGTCTACGCTCGCACCGGAGAAGGCCGCCAAGGCATCTCGGCGTTCATCCTCGAGAAGGACACTCCTGGCGTCACGTTCAGCCGCATTCCGGTGATGGCGTCGTTCGCGCCCTACGAATTGCACTTCGACGACGTACGGCTCGACGCCGCCCAGTTGATCGGCGTTGAGGGGCAAGGCTTCAGACTGGCCAGCGACTTCCTCGTGCACGGGCGCATCGTGTACGCCGCCGGTCCGATCGGCATCGCGCAGGCTGCGTTGGACATGACCTGCCAGTGGGCGCGGGACCGAGACGTGTTCGGCGGACGACTGGCCGACAAGCAGGGTGTCCAGTGGATGCTCGTCGACAGCGAGGTCGATTTACGCGCCGCGCGACTGCTGATGTACCAGGCGGCCTGGAATGCCGACCTGGGCCGCAACGTCCGGGTCGACGCATCGGTGGCCAAGATGTACGGCACCGAGGCCGCCTACCGAGTGCTCGACCGCTGCATCCAGATTCACGGCGCACTGGGCATCTCCACCGAACTGCCGCTGGAGCGGTGGTTCCGCGATCTGAGGGTCAAGCGGCTCGGCGAGGGTGCCACCGAAGTCCAGCGCGAAGTCGTCGCCCGGTCGCTCTTAAGATAG
- a CDS encoding enoyl-CoA hydratase/isomerase family protein: protein MTAPAIEQRDDGKVRTLTLNRPDRLNAFTASSYQLLASMLDDAAAADDVAVVLLTGAGRAFCSGVDLSALSDGDDGPAEFGAAFDTLLENLLAFPKPLVAAVHGVAVGIGFTLLLHCDVVLVADGARLRAPFTQLGTAPEAGSSWLLPQVVGAQRAAELVLTSRWLEASEAVDWGLAAQSCSPDTLHRRASERAHEIAAHAPRRPGRPSAYSCTTAPNPFAPRCDANAVRPPNCCGCSVR, encoded by the coding sequence GTGACAGCCCCGGCCATCGAGCAACGTGACGACGGCAAGGTCCGCACGCTGACGTTGAATCGGCCGGATCGGCTCAACGCCTTCACCGCATCGTCCTACCAACTGCTCGCATCGATGCTCGATGACGCGGCCGCGGCCGATGACGTCGCCGTCGTCCTGCTGACGGGGGCCGGCCGGGCGTTCTGCAGCGGCGTGGACCTGAGCGCGTTGTCTGACGGTGACGACGGACCGGCCGAGTTCGGTGCTGCGTTCGACACACTGCTCGAGAACCTGCTTGCGTTCCCGAAGCCGCTGGTTGCCGCGGTCCACGGTGTCGCCGTCGGCATCGGCTTCACACTGCTGCTGCATTGCGACGTGGTGCTCGTCGCCGATGGCGCACGGTTGCGCGCACCGTTCACCCAACTCGGGACCGCACCGGAAGCCGGAAGCAGTTGGCTGCTCCCCCAGGTGGTCGGAGCGCAGCGCGCCGCGGAGCTCGTCCTCACGTCCCGATGGCTCGAGGCAAGCGAGGCCGTGGACTGGGGGTTGGCCGCGCAGTCCTGTTCGCCAGACACCCTGCACCGGAGGGCGAGTGAGCGAGCACACGAGATCGCCGCGCACGCGCCGCGGCGACCAGGGCGGCCAAGCGCCTACTCCTGCACGACCGCACCGAATCCGTTCGCGCCGCGCTGCGACGCGAACGCGGTGCGGCCACCGAACTGCTGCGGCTGCTCGGTCCGATAG